Below is a genomic region from Henckelia pumila isolate YLH828 chromosome 3, ASM3356847v2, whole genome shotgun sequence.
gttaattgcATTTTTATAAAcgtttcataaaatattttaaaaggtgCGCCCAATATTGTATATGTtatatcaaataaatcatcaaaaatcAAGAACCatcaagtttcacaaacacctattgtcgtgcaatggtccaacagacatccacagtATCTAATACATCCCTACACTTTaccggttaaacatgcgtgcttaaaatattcaagaaCCATATCAAAGTCTAATTTTTATTGGAGATCAAAGTGTTTCAGGGTTAGAaaatcatctattttcaaaagcatgcaCGTCTTCAATTAGATATCATCAATTAGATATCAGCAAAAGAATTTTTAGCAGGTTGTGCAATAACTTCCTTCAACTTATCCTCATTCACATCCTTCGTGTGTTCTTGTGACAAGTGATCATTGATATCAATattattaacaacactttcacagCCAGGAATTTTCAGGGTGccaaaaatatgaaacttaGCAATCTCCCCATCAAACTCCATAGTGAGAGTGCCATTGTTAACATCAATGATAGCCTTCAAAGTTTTCATAAATGGTCTTCCTAGCAAAATTGGACTATTCAAATCACTGTTTTTCATgtcaagcacataaaaatcagtaGGAAAAACCAATTTACCAACTTGCACAAGAACATCCTCTAACACTCCTCTAGGAAAAATAGTAGATTTATCAGCCATCTGAACAACAACTGTAGTCTCATTCAAGGGCCCTAGTTTTAAAGAGGCATAAACAGAATATGGCATGACATTAATCGACGCTCCTAAGTCTAGCATGGCTTTATCAAGCTGAATATCTCCTATCTTACAAGGAATAGAAAACATGCCTCGATCCTTGAATTTTGTAGGTACATTTCTTTGAATTATGGCAGAAACCTGTTCCCCAATTCAACTCTCTGACATCCCTTCAGTTTTTGTTTTCTCTTCACAGTACAcaactcttttaaaaatttagcataacgaggtacttgtttgatagcatctaataaagggatatttacctcacatctacgaaaagtttcatacaAACCCTTAATTCCATCATCCTTCCCAGACTCTTtcaatgctaagggaaaagggggtATGGGTTTATACTTAGAAagaggaggaaacttacctcttggcgcttcttccTTGGATGCTTCTCCATCATTCGCCTTCGGTTATTCTTGTAGCTTCTCCTTGGGCGAAGCAtcaacttctttctccttgaccttcaactccttcccattcctcaAAGTAATGGCACTTGCATTCTCTCTTGGGTTCAAAATTGTTTGGGATGACAAAGCGTTGAAATGTTGTGCTTCCAACTTATTGATTgcggtggcgagctgtcccatctgggtgTTCAAGTTCTGGATGCTTGCTCTTGTTTCTTGTTGAAATGTtacagtattagtagcaagatccttaacaatattttcgagaaactcacctggCGCTGGGATCTGAGGACGCTTCTGTGGTggaggatacggtggcctataagcttgattgtgcggtggtgccTGAGGTCCAGGTTGATTTGCCTGAGGCTTTCCGTATCTCAGATTTgtatgatccttccaaccaggattgtatgtgttggaatatggatcgtacttccgctgtggtggtccaggaaatccgccaGTAGCATTAACCTGTTCGACCGATTCCTCTTGAAGAGTGGGACAAATATCAGTTGCGTGTCCCATCGCAATGCAAATTCCACATTCTCTTACAGTTTGTCCACtccctacagccatttgacgcacaaAATTTGTCAGTTCAAtcaattgttgttcaagggaagaaacatttacctcgttgcCCCGTTTGGGTACTGGATCACtcctgttggtgccaaattgctgagaattgacAGCCATATTCTCGATTAAATTCCTTGCTTGAActggagttttgtccacaaaaactccttcACTGGCCGCATCTAGCATATTCATGTCatgagataataaaacttatAGCAGTATTGGATTAATAAATTTTCACTAATCTGgtgctgcggacagctagcacaaagcatcttgaaccgctcccaatactcATGAAGTGATTCCCCTGCAAATTGCTTTATCCCATTGATCTCTTTTATGATATTTGCTGCTCTTGAAGCTGGAAAGTACTTCTCTAAGAAGATCCTCTTCATCTCTGTCCAGGTGGTAATGGATCCAGGATGtaggtagtatagccaatccaaCAGCATTctttaaagaaaaaggaaaggcTCTCAGCTGGATTTGCTCCAATGTTACTCCATGAGGTTTCATGCTTGTGCacaccacatggaattccattaaGTGCTTGTGGGGatcttcacctgcaagaccatgaaaagtaGGCAACAAATGTATTAGtccaaattttaatttaaaagtaGCATTAGTTTCTAAGGTAGGGAAAGTAATGCATAGGGGCTGTTGATTCAGATCAGGAGTGCCTAGTTGTCTCAAGCTCAAATTTGCGTTGTCAGCCATTTCTTCCTCAAGAATTTCAGTCCGTATCTCATCCTCTTCTTGTTTCCTACGAGCCTCCTTCCTTCTTCTATGAAATGTTCTCTCTATCTCTGAATCGTAGGGGAATTCTTCTTCAGAAGATTATCCTGTAAGCATTAACAAACCCAAGAAGAACTGGTGGAA
It encodes:
- the LOC140889087 gene encoding uncharacterized protein, producing the protein MEKHPRKKRQEVSAIIQRNVPTKFKDRGMFSIPCKIGDIQLDKAMLDLGASINVMPYSVYASLKLGPLNETTVVVQMADKSTIFPRGVLEDVLVQVGKLVFPTDFYVLDMKNSDLNSPILLGRPFMKTLKAIIDVNNGTLTMEFDGEIAKFHIFGTLKIPGCESVVNNIDINDHLSQEHTKDVNEDKLKEVIAQPAKNSFADI